The following proteins are encoded in a genomic region of Marasmius oreades isolate 03SP1 chromosome 10, whole genome shotgun sequence:
- a CDS encoding uncharacterized protein (BUSCO:EOG092648O6), with product MKRAGVTVTQHGLVVAVEEARTLLGTAYIFSDVFDEYEYHSESLKTRSLQHPQSQQDEEDIDIENTAFEIQLNTLIECLNIFGTAGGTGSSGSGKRVQLKQDDEEESSDNQGDNNERNGFRRQSNGRKKTGQGGNTSLDLFFNRSDRRTSMRMTYLGEGSPLTLLIAEDSSGPTTTCEISTFEAEPQLELPFDAKDTKLKVILKSSWLKEALSEIDPSCDKLTFIANPPEKADTDGTVARQEERTRTRAKPILRIRATSMHGTTEMEYFNDRDVLETFDCLEPVSFSYRFVHITRAMRALQTSVKTSLRIDGEGLLSLQFLMPAQRARREGTGHRGGRENFIEFCCLPLDEDIS from the exons ATGAAGCGGGCTGGAGTGACTGTAACTCAACACGGACTGGTGGTCGCTGTGGAAGAAGCCCGGACATTGTTGG GCACCGCGTACATCTTCTCTGACGTTTTCGATGAATACGAGTATCACTCAGAGTCTCTCAAGACGCGCTCTTTGCAGCACCCTCAATCACaacaagacgaagaagacattGACATCGAAAACACTGCATTCGAAATACAACTCAATACACTGATAGAATGTCTTAACATATTTGGTACGGCCGGCGGCACAGGATCCTCTGGTAGTGGGAAGCGTGTGCAGTTGAAGCaagacgatgaggaggaaagcAGTGACAACCAGGGTGACAACAACGAAAGGAATGGATTTAGGAGGCAATCCAATGGACGCAAGAAGACAGGCCAAGGGGGGAACACTTCTTTGGACCTATTTTTCAACAGGTCAGATAGAAGGACTAGCATGCGAATGACATATCTAGGTGAGGGGTCTCCCTTAACGCTACTCAT TGCTGAAGATTCTTCTGGACCGACAACAACGTGCGAAATATCAACTTTTGAAGCCGAACCACAATTAGAACTACCCTTCGATGCTAAGGATAC GAAATTGAAAGTGATATTAAAG TCTTCTTGGTTGAAAGAAGCATTATCGGAAATCGATCCGTCATGCGACAAGTTGACGTTCATTGCGAACCCTCCGGAAAAAGCTGACACGGATGGTACAGTCGCAAGACAAGAGGAACGGACGCGAACTCGTGCAAAACCGATACTCCGTATAAGAGCGACGAGTATGCATGGAACTACAGAG ATGGAATACTTCAACGATAGAGATGTTCTTGAAACTTTTGACTGTCTTGAACCAGTGAGCTTTAG CTATCGATTTGTCCACATAACACGCGCGATGCGGGCTCTCCAGACTTCGGTCAAGACTTCTCTACGGATCGACGGGGAGGGTTTGCTGAGCCTTCAATTTCTCATGCCGGCTCAAAGAGCAAGAAGGGAAGGCACTGGTCACCGGGGGGGCCGGGAGAATTTTATCGAGTTCTGT TGTCTTCCGTTGGATGAAGACATCAGCTAA
- a CDS encoding uncharacterized protein (BUSCO:EOG092648O6), which yields MSSSINEQIIPVLKASVHDVRHFTSLLRGVNFANRAGVTVTQHGLVVAVEEARTLLGTAYIFSDVFDEYEYHSESLKTRSLQHPQSQQDEEDIDIENTAFEIQLNTLIECLNIFGTAGGTGSSGSGKRVQLKQDDEEESSDNQGDNNERNGFRRQSNGRKKTGQGGNTSLDLFFNRSDRRTSMRMTYLGEGSPLTLLIAEDSSGPTTTCEISTFEAEPQLELPFDAKDTKLKVILKSSWLKEALSEIDPSCDKLTFIANPPEKADTDGTVARQEERTRTRAKPILRIRATSMHGTTEMEYFNDRDVLETFDCLEPVSFSYRFVHITRAMRALQTSVKTSLRIDGEGLLSLQFLMPAQRARREGTGHRGGRENFIEFCCLPLDEDIS from the exons ATGTCTTCATCTATCAATGAACAGATTATTCCT GTCCTGAAAGCCTCCGTTCACGACGTTCGACACTTTACATCCTTACTCCGTGGTGTAAATTTTGCCAAT CGGGCTGGAGTGACTGTAACTCAACACGGACTGGTGGTCGCTGTGGAAGAAGCCCGGACATTGTTGG GCACCGCGTACATCTTCTCTGACGTTTTCGATGAATACGAGTATCACTCAGAGTCTCTCAAGACGCGCTCTTTGCAGCACCCTCAATCACaacaagacgaagaagacattGACATCGAAAACACTGCATTCGAAATACAACTCAATACACTGATAGAATGTCTTAACATATTTGGTACGGCCGGCGGCACAGGATCCTCTGGTAGTGGGAAGCGTGTGCAGTTGAAGCaagacgatgaggaggaaagcAGTGACAACCAGGGTGACAACAACGAAAGGAATGGATTTAGGAGGCAATCCAATGGACGCAAGAAGACAGGCCAAGGGGGGAACACTTCTTTGGACCTATTTTTCAACAGGTCAGATAGAAGGACTAGCATGCGAATGACATATCTAGGTGAGGGGTCTCCCTTAACGCTACTCAT TGCTGAAGATTCTTCTGGACCGACAACAACGTGCGAAATATCAACTTTTGAAGCCGAACCACAATTAGAACTACCCTTCGATGCTAAGGATAC GAAATTGAAAGTGATATTAAAG TCTTCTTGGTTGAAAGAAGCATTATCGGAAATCGATCCGTCATGCGACAAGTTGACGTTCATTGCGAACCCTCCGGAAAAAGCTGACACGGATGGTACAGTCGCAAGACAAGAGGAACGGACGCGAACTCGTGCAAAACCGATACTCCGTATAAGAGCGACGAGTATGCATGGAACTACAGAG ATGGAATACTTCAACGATAGAGATGTTCTTGAAACTTTTGACTGTCTTGAACCAGTGAGCTTTAG CTATCGATTTGTCCACATAACACGCGCGATGCGGGCTCTCCAGACTTCGGTCAAGACTTCTCTACGGATCGACGGGGAGGGTTTGCTGAGCCTTCAATTTCTCATGCCGGCTCAAAGAGCAAGAAGGGAAGGCACTGGTCACCGGGGGGGCCGGGAGAATTTTATCGAGTTCTGT TGTCTTCCGTTGGATGAAGACATCAGCTAA
- a CDS encoding uncharacterized protein (BUSCO:EOG09264873), whose amino-acid sequence MAINSNEDTEFNDALRKHGILPPREPAPPTPSPPPSPTFSDLLNDFTPSELREIGEDARDEETERMIAAYRRQRIADEKAMDKKARFGRVYPIGRDDYTREVTEASKVDEPDDENELGTAVICFLYKDGFPRSERAFQHVRTLAARYPRTKFVTIVGDKCIPNLPDSRVPMFIIYKKGEILNQVVAWGADRERRIEELEALLLVGGALHPPERRPPEERKGLDNSDEDDDDGDHSSRTRSAVASTNGKAQKNIRGKTKKGDDSDSDFEFDL is encoded by the exons ATGGCCATAAACTCCAACGAAGATACTGAGTT TAACGATGCCCTTCGAAAGCACGGCATTCTACCTCCACGCGAACCAGCACCTCCTACACCTTCGCCACCACCTTCACCGACGTTCAGTGATCTGCTCAACGACTTTACACCCTCTGAACTACGTGAAATCGGCGAAGACGCACGAGATGAGGAAACTGAAAGGATGATTGCGGCTTATCGCCGTCAACGAATCGCTGACGAAAAAGCTATGGATAAGAAAGCTAGATTTGGAAGAGTGTATCCTATTGGAAGGGATGACTACACGCGTGAAGTGACCGAAGCAAGTAAAGTTGATGAACCGGACGATGAGAATGAGTTGGGCACTGCTGTAATTTGCTTTCTTTACAAGGACGG CTTTCCTCGGAGCGAGCGAGCATTCCAACATGTAAGAACACTCGCGGCTCGATATCCTCGCACCAAGTTCGTCACTATAGTGGGGGACAAGTGTATACCGAACCTTCCAGACTCACGAGTGCCGATGTTTATCATATATAAGAAGGGGGAAATTCTGAATCAAGTTGTCGCTTGGGGTGCGGATAGAGAAAGACGGATAGAAG AATTGGAAGCTTTGCTGTTAGTTGGAGGTGCTCTTCATCCGCCTGAGCGCCGACCACCTGAAGAACGCAAGGGCCTTGATAACTcggatgaagatgacgacgatggtgACCATTCATCACGTACGCGGTCTGCCGTTGCCTCGACGAATGGTAAAGCACAGAAGAATATTAGAGGGAAAACGAAAAAAGGAGAcgattcagattcagatttCGAATTCGATCTTTAG